In Bacteroidota bacterium, one DNA window encodes the following:
- a CDS encoding glycosyl hydrolase: protein MRSLATLALLAVCVSVASAQSTITSATFGMMEARHLGPGTMSGRITAITGIDSMPRTIYVGTAGGGVWKTTTGGAAFEPVFDKYCQSIGAIAVDQKHTDVVYVGTGESNMRNSVSIGVGLYKTSDGGDNWKLIGLDSTEHIAKIVIDPKNSDVIYVAAPGPLWGDSKHRGLYKSTDAGATWNKILYINEKSGCADVAVDPTNPNIVYASTWEFRRLPYAFNSGGNGSGMYKSTDAGAHWTELTSGLPPKPFGRIAFALSPSAPRDLVAIVESNETGLYLSRDGGNTWVKKSATFNVTARPFYFSTIMFDPKDSNRVYRPAFSFSYSNDGGFSFADAGASGGWVHSDMHALWINPMDPNQLYLGTDGGMYYSHDKGANWIFVQNLPVGQFYHVAVDNQDPYRIYGGLQDNGTWMAPSAAPGGIGNSNWMNLYGGDGFWAQPDLTDPDVAYAESQGGNAGRVQLSVGKSYDIQPQAGPKDDKLRWNWNTPIVTGAKNPKHLYMGAQYLYRSTDQGRNWTKLSPDLTTNDKKKQQQDSSGGLSADNTSAENHCTIFTIAESPLDENMIWVGTDDGCLQRTTDGGKTWTLLSKNVAACGVPSMTWVSSIEPSHFDKNVVYATFDNHYYGDMQTYVAKSTDMGSTWMRLTSPEFTGFAHKIAEDLVNRQLLFVGTEMGFFSSLDGGATWIRMKNNVPWYALTRDIKIHPKTNDLLLATHGRGIISIDDITPMRELTNEIASKAVYLFPMQPVALSEGRYGGGGFPSTGGWSSGNAAYTYAPPIEYYLKDRISSGDVKLGIYNADGTLVQELTPSKRKGINKVSWNLRMTPPKVASGGSKPDYSGFYAPMVLPGSYTAKLTVGSNSYSLPITLVHDAANTQYSTDDEQVQYKTAMAIYHLHESLAAIVDSISAREKTILVHKESQQDPAAKQLLSAYHDSLEALRATLLATKQKSIFADEKQLREEISELYTSVVGNQVRPSNLQIERVAVLSDRVAKAKKDAEAIDTRFAQKAAPYLGKL, encoded by the coding sequence ATGAGATCACTTGCTACGCTTGCATTGCTTGCTGTCTGTGTGTCTGTTGCATCTGCGCAGTCCACGATCACGTCCGCCACATTCGGGATGATGGAAGCCCGCCATCTCGGCCCGGGTACGATGAGCGGACGCATCACCGCCATCACCGGCATCGACAGCATGCCCCGTACGATCTACGTCGGTACCGCAGGCGGCGGTGTCTGGAAAACGACGACCGGCGGCGCGGCCTTCGAACCCGTGTTCGACAAATACTGCCAATCGATCGGCGCGATCGCCGTCGACCAGAAGCATACCGATGTCGTCTATGTCGGCACCGGCGAGAGCAATATGCGCAACAGCGTGTCGATCGGCGTCGGGCTCTACAAAACCTCCGACGGCGGCGACAACTGGAAACTCATCGGCCTCGATTCGACCGAACATATCGCCAAGATCGTCATCGATCCGAAGAACTCAGACGTCATCTACGTCGCAGCACCCGGTCCGCTTTGGGGCGACAGCAAGCACCGCGGCCTCTACAAGTCCACCGACGCCGGCGCGACCTGGAACAAGATTCTTTACATCAACGAGAAGTCGGGGTGTGCCGATGTTGCCGTCGATCCGACAAACCCGAACATCGTGTACGCATCGACGTGGGAATTCCGCCGGCTTCCCTACGCATTCAACTCCGGCGGCAACGGCAGCGGGATGTATAAGTCCACCGATGCCGGAGCACACTGGACCGAACTCACGAGCGGTCTGCCACCGAAGCCATTCGGCCGCATCGCCTTTGCGCTGAGCCCGAGCGCGCCGCGCGACCTCGTCGCCATCGTCGAATCGAACGAGACGGGCCTCTACCTCTCGCGCGACGGCGGCAACACCTGGGTCAAGAAAAGCGCAACGTTCAACGTCACGGCGCGTCCGTTTTACTTCAGCACGATCATGTTCGATCCGAAGGATTCGAACCGCGTCTATCGGCCGGCCTTCAGCTTTTCATACTCGAATGACGGCGGCTTTTCGTTCGCCGATGCCGGTGCGAGCGGCGGATGGGTACATAGTGACATGCATGCGCTCTGGATCAATCCGATGGACCCGAACCAGCTCTACCTCGGCACCGATGGCGGAATGTATTATAGCCACGACAAAGGCGCGAACTGGATCTTCGTGCAGAACTTGCCCGTGGGTCAGTTCTATCATGTTGCCGTCGATAACCAGGATCCGTACCGCATCTACGGCGGCTTGCAGGATAACGGCACTTGGATGGCGCCGTCTGCCGCACCCGGCGGAATTGGCAACTCGAATTGGATGAACCTCTACGGCGGCGACGGGTTTTGGGCGCAACCGGATTTGACCGATCCCGATGTTGCTTATGCCGAGTCGCAAGGTGGCAATGCCGGGCGAGTGCAACTGAGCGTCGGAAAGTCCTACGACATCCAACCGCAAGCCGGCCCGAAGGACGATAAACTCCGGTGGAATTGGAATACGCCGATCGTCACGGGCGCGAAGAACCCGAAGCATCTGTATATGGGTGCGCAGTATCTCTACCGTTCCACCGATCAGGGCCGCAACTGGACGAAGCTCTCGCCCGATCTGACGACGAACGACAAGAAGAAGCAGCAACAAGATTCGAGCGGCGGACTGAGCGCCGACAATACCTCCGCCGAAAATCACTGCACGATCTTTACGATCGCCGAGTCTCCGCTCGACGAGAATATGATCTGGGTCGGTACCGACGACGGCTGTCTGCAACGCACGACCGACGGCGGGAAGACGTGGACGTTGTTGTCAAAGAACGTCGCGGCATGCGGTGTGCCGTCGATGACATGGGTATCGAGTATCGAGCCGTCGCACTTCGATAAGAACGTCGTCTATGCAACGTTCGACAATCATTACTATGGCGACATGCAGACGTACGTTGCGAAGTCAACCGATATGGGCTCGACCTGGATGCGACTTACGAGCCCTGAGTTCACCGGCTTCGCACATAAGATCGCCGAGGATCTGGTCAATAGGCAGTTGCTCTTCGTCGGCACCGAGATGGGCTTCTTCTCGTCGCTCGATGGCGGCGCCACCTGGATCCGCATGAAGAACAACGTGCCATGGTATGCGTTGACCCGCGATATCAAGATCCATCCGAAAACGAACGATCTGTTGCTCGCCACCCACGGCCGAGGCATCATCAGCATTGACGATATTACGCCGATGCGCGAACTCACGAACGAGATCGCCTCGAAAGCCGTCTATCTGTTCCCCATGCAGCCTGTAGCGCTCAGCGAAGGCCGCTATGGTGGCGGTGGCTTCCCGAGCACGGGCGGCTGGAGCTCCGGCAATGCAGCATATACCTATGCGCCGCCGATCGAGTATTATCTCAAAGATCGCATCAGCAGCGGCGACGTCAAGCTCGGCATTTATAACGCCGATGGAACACTGGTGCAAGAGCTGACGCCATCGAAGCGCAAAGGCATCAACAAAGTGTCGTGGAATCTTCGCATGACCCCGCCGAAGGTGGCATCGGGCGGAAGCAAACCCGACTACTCAGGCTTCTATGCGCCGATGGTGTTGCCCGGCTCTTACACTGCGAAGCTCACGGTTGGCTCGAATTCATATTCGCTGCCGATCACGCTCGTGCACGATGCCGCAAATACGCAGTACAGCACCGACGACGAACAGGTGCAGTATAAGACTGCGATGGCGATCTATCATCTACACGAGTCGCTTGCCGCGATCGTCGACAGCATTTCAGCGCGCGAAAAAACGATCCTTGTCCACAAGGAATCGCAGCAAGACCCAGCCGCGAAGCAATTACTATCGGCGTACCACGACTCGCTCGAAGCACTGCGAGCAACGCTCCTGGCGACGAAACAGAAGTCCATCTTCGCCGACGAGAAGCAGCTTCGCGAAGAGATTTCGGAGCTCTATACGTCGGTCGTCGGCAATCAGGTTCGCCCGTCGAATCTGCAGATCGAACGTGTCGCTGTACTGTCGGATCGTGTCGCGAAAGCAAAGAAGGATGCCGAGGCGATCGATACACGGTTTGCGCAGAAGGCAGCTCCGTATCTCGGCAAACTCTGA
- a CDS encoding pirin family protein, which translates to MTTRSVTHVLYAHEFDMGGLTVRQPFPSPEVRQIDPFILLHHANVSIPKETDLANAGVGPHPHRGFSPVTFIFEGGVHHRDSRGHESTIYAGGTQWMNAGAGIMHSERPPLDIHSRGSRQEIIQMWVNTPQSHKNDEPKYIPLTKEDTPKFVSEDNLAEAYLQAGSLFGLQGPIPSTSPVNAATIYLKKDAVLSIPLPKMHNAFIFLLDGRLNVAGHGEVAAENAVVFDRDGEGITLTATEPTRILLMSGEPIGEPVAMYGPFVMNTQGELRQAFIDFQLGKFGSLEE; encoded by the coding sequence ATGACTACACGTTCCGTTACCCATGTCTTATATGCTCACGAATTCGATATGGGCGGTCTAACCGTTCGCCAGCCGTTTCCATCGCCCGAGGTACGGCAGATCGATCCGTTTATTTTGCTGCATCACGCGAATGTCTCTATCCCCAAAGAGACCGATCTCGCCAATGCCGGTGTCGGACCTCATCCGCATCGTGGGTTCTCTCCGGTGACGTTCATCTTCGAAGGCGGCGTGCATCACCGCGATAGTCGAGGCCACGAGAGTACGATCTATGCCGGAGGTACACAGTGGATGAATGCCGGAGCAGGGATTATGCATTCGGAGCGTCCGCCTCTCGATATTCATTCGCGAGGTTCACGGCAGGAGATCATTCAGATGTGGGTCAATACCCCGCAGTCGCATAAGAACGACGAGCCGAAGTACATCCCACTGACCAAAGAAGACACGCCGAAGTTTGTGAGTGAGGACAATCTGGCCGAAGCATACTTGCAAGCAGGGAGCCTGTTCGGTCTGCAAGGGCCGATCCCATCGACATCGCCGGTGAATGCCGCGACAATCTATTTGAAGAAAGACGCGGTGCTATCGATCCCGTTGCCGAAGATGCACAATGCGTTTATATTTTTGCTTGACGGCAGATTGAATGTTGCCGGGCATGGCGAAGTCGCGGCGGAGAATGCAGTCGTCTTCGATCGTGACGGCGAAGGCATCACCCTCACCGCCACGGAGCCGACACGCATTCTGCTGATGAGCGGCGAGCCCATTGGCGAGCCGGTTGCAATGTATGGCCCCTTCGTGATGAACACGCAAGGCGAATTACGCCAAGCCTTCATCGACTTTCAATTAGGGAAGTTCGGCTCACTTGAAGAGTGA
- a CDS encoding NifU family protein: MSPLLDRIEAALAECRPFLAEDGGGIEFVRLDETAMVAEVRYSGACKDCPMKLMTLRAGIERSVRYYAPEIKRIEEVA; this comes from the coding sequence ATGTCTCCACTGCTCGATCGCATCGAAGCGGCACTCGCAGAGTGTCGTCCGTTCCTCGCCGAAGACGGCGGCGGGATCGAGTTCGTGCGGCTCGATGAAACGGCGATGGTCGCTGAAGTTCGCTATAGCGGCGCGTGCAAGGACTGTCCGATGAAGCTCATGACCTTACGCGCCGGGATCGAGCGCTCGGTCAGGTACTATGCACCGGAGATAAAACGCATCGAAGAGGTCGCCTGA
- the apbC gene encoding iron-sulfur cluster carrier protein ApbC: protein MGLFSKNSAAFSEADILNALRSVEDPDLHKDVVSLGMIKNVKIDGSAVSFTFELTTPACPLKDQLELAARTAAETVAGAGNVKITMSSNVASHSGANKPAALSGVRNTIAVASGKGGVGKSTVAANLAVALAKNGAKVGLLDADIYGPSIPLMMGIENEKPMAEQVNGHAVIQPLEAHGVKVMSIGFLVDPNTAVVWRGPMASGALKQFMTDVQWGDLDYLIFDLPPGTGDIQLTLCQTIPLTGAVIVTTPQDVALADARKAVRMFEKVNVPILGITENMSYFLCSACGHREEIFSHGGAKKAADEFGVPFLGELPLETNVRQAGDAGKPIAASMPFTPAGSAFGELAQSVAQQVSIRNLTPSHKPVEILLGTED from the coding sequence ATGGGACTTTTTTCAAAGAACAGCGCAGCGTTTTCGGAAGCGGATATTCTCAACGCACTTCGGTCGGTCGAAGACCCCGATCTGCATAAAGATGTCGTGTCGCTTGGCATGATCAAGAACGTGAAGATCGACGGCTCGGCCGTCTCGTTCACGTTCGAGCTGACAACCCCCGCCTGCCCACTGAAAGATCAACTGGAACTGGCGGCCCGCACGGCTGCCGAGACGGTCGCCGGCGCCGGGAACGTGAAGATCACGATGTCGTCGAACGTCGCATCGCATTCCGGCGCGAACAAGCCTGCCGCGCTTTCGGGCGTTCGTAATACGATCGCCGTGGCCTCGGGCAAAGGCGGTGTCGGCAAATCGACCGTCGCCGCAAACCTCGCCGTTGCGCTCGCGAAGAACGGCGCGAAGGTCGGCCTCCTGGATGCAGATATTTATGGCCCGAGCATTCCACTAATGATGGGCATCGAGAACGAGAAGCCGATGGCCGAGCAAGTCAACGGTCACGCCGTGATCCAGCCGCTCGAGGCGCATGGTGTAAAGGTTATGTCGATCGGCTTTCTTGTCGATCCGAACACGGCGGTCGTCTGGCGCGGACCGATGGCTTCCGGTGCGCTCAAGCAGTTTATGACCGATGTGCAGTGGGGCGATCTCGATTACCTCATCTTCGATCTGCCTCCAGGCACGGGCGATATTCAACTGACGCTCTGCCAGACCATACCGCTTACCGGCGCCGTCATCGTCACGACCCCGCAGGACGTCGCGCTGGCCGATGCGCGCAAAGCCGTTCGCATGTTCGAGAAAGTGAACGTCCCGATCCTCGGCATTACCGAGAACATGAGTTATTTCCTCTGCTCAGCCTGCGGACACCGCGAAGAAATCTTCTCGCATGGCGGCGCAAAGAAAGCAGCCGATGAATTCGGCGTGCCGTTCCTCGGCGAACTGCCGCTCGAAACGAACGTGCGCCAAGCAGGCGATGCCGGCAAACCGATCGCCGCAAGCATGCCGTTCACTCCGGCAGGTTCTGCGTTCGGCGAACTGGCACAGAGCGTCGCGCAACAAGTCTCGATCAGAAATCTTACCCCGAGCCATAAGCCGGTCGAGATCCTCCTCGGGACGGAAGACTAA